TGCGGATTATTTTGGTCTGCCCGACACTGTTTTCGCTTCATGGCTACATAGTATCGTTTACCTTCGTAACATTTGCGCGCACCATTGCCGATTATGGAACAGGACACTTAGCATCCGTCCCTTAATGCCTCGTTCACCCCGCAAGCCGTTTATCACACTCCCGGCAACTGATACGCGGCAAGTTTATTTTATATTGAGCATGATTGTTTATCTGTTGAATATAATTAACCCGAACCATTCTTTTATTGAAAGGTTCAGGAACTTGCTTTCTCGATATCCCATTATAGATATCCGCGCTATGGGCTTTCCTAGAAATTGGGAAAACGAAGGGATTTGGAAATGAGTGTATGTCAAAATTACTATTTAGGCTTCACCTAACAGGATATTTTCATTTATTTTCTTCTGTTTGAAGATAAGAAATACGATAGGCATTTGCGGGTCGAACCGAATATTTTTCAAATTCTTCCTTTCCATAGAATTTCAGAATGGTTTGTTTTTCGATTTCCGTACCGTATGTTGAAACACGCTCAATAACAGCGCGTTTATTTTTTAGCCAATTGATTTTTTTCAGATCGGTATCCCAAAATAATGCCGGAGAGAGTTTTGATAGATCGGGTGTATTTGAGGATTCTTGTATTTTTTTTATTTCATAATGAATTTGCAAGGTCATTAAAAATCCGGTTTCATAACCTAATATCGACTCTATCTTAAGAGACAAGTTCAGGTTTAATTTTCGTGTTCCTTTTATTATTTCAGTAATCCGGGAAGGAGATACGTTTATCATTTTCGCAAATTCTTTTTGGGAGATTTTGCGTTCTTTTAAGTCCCTTGCAATTAGAATGCCGGGGGAATTCCTTTTAGAATTTCAATTTTATATTTCATTTCCGGTATTTCATTTTTTATTGTGCAAATATAACGAGAAATTCCCAAAAATGGGATTTTTTTTACTTAGAAAAGGCTATATAAAATCCAAGTGATAAAAATACTATGGGTGGCGGAAAAAAGTTTATCACCTGGATTTTATATAGCCTATGGTAAATATAAATCTTGCATTTATTCTTTAGGAACAGCCTTAATTCCTTCTTTTTCTAGAGTAATATATTGTTGTTTATATAATGAGCCGATTGCTTTCTTAAAGCTTTTCTTGCTACATCCGAAGAGTAAATAAATTTCGTCGGCATCGCTTTTGTCGTGTACCGGAAGATAACCCCCGTTCTGACGAAGAACATCAAGAATGTGTTGGGCAATAGCATCTATTTTATCATATCCTAGAGGAGATAAGCTCACGTCTATTTTTTCATCTTCACGTACTTCTTTAATATATCCCTTTGTTTTTTCTCCTTTCGACAACGAATGGAATACTTCGTTTTTATATATTAATCCCCAATGTAAGTTATTGATAATAACTTTATACCCGATTGCCGTCACATCCGCCACGATTAGATCTACTTCCTGATTCTTTTCATATACGGGAGGCACATTATCCAAGAATTTGTTGAGGCGGGCAGAGGCTACAATCCGTTGGCTGACAAAATCTTGATAAACATATACCAAATACCAGCGTCCTTCTACCATTTCGGTCTTTTGTTCCCGGTGGGGGACTAAAAGGTCTTTCATAATTCCCCAATCCAGAAATGCTCCGGCATTGGATACCGACTTTACTTGCATCCAGGCAAATTCTCCTACGATAGCTTTCGGATGTAGCGTAGTACAAATAAGTCTTCCTTCGTTATCATGATAAATAAAGACTTCTTTTTTATCTCCGGGCTTTGTATTTTTAGGTACATACCGGGCCGGTAAAAGGAGTTCGCCTGCCGTACCACCATCCATGTATACACCGAAATCCAAATCTTTTACTACCCGTAAAGTGTTATATTTTCCTATTTCTATCATTTGTTCTTACTTTTTATACAAACATATAGATAATAACACAGAAAAACG
The genomic region above belongs to Parabacteroides pacaensis and contains:
- a CDS encoding DUF6922 domain-containing protein, yielding MQIHYEIKKIQESSNTPDLSKLSPALFWDTDLKKINWLKNKRAVIERVSTYGTEIEKQTILKFYGKEEFEKYSVRPANAYRISYLQTEENK
- a CDS encoding CvfB family protein → MIEIGKYNTLRVVKDLDFGVYMDGGTAGELLLPARYVPKNTKPGDKKEVFIYHDNEGRLICTTLHPKAIVGEFAWMQVKSVSNAGAFLDWGIMKDLLVPHREQKTEMVEGRWYLVYVYQDFVSQRIVASARLNKFLDNVPPVYEKNQEVDLIVADVTAIGYKVIINNLHWGLIYKNEVFHSLSKGEKTKGYIKEVREDEKIDVSLSPLGYDKIDAIAQHILDVLRQNGGYLPVHDKSDADEIYLLFGCSKKSFKKAIGSLYKQQYITLEKEGIKAVPKE